The genome window GGTGTCCTGGGCCTCCATCGGGGTCACCCTCGTCCTGGCCGTCGTCGCCTTCAGTGAGTAGCGCTGCCCCAGGGCGTCCCCCAGGGCGTCCCCCAGGGCGTCCCCCAGGGGGCGAGACAAACGCAAAGGGGCACCGCCGTTTCAGATCAGCTAGAATGGATTGATGCAGCGCCGGATCCAGATGTGCAGCGACAGTCCCGGTGATGCTGCGTTTAACGCTGCGAACATCTCGCCGTGAGAGCGAGCGCCGAACTATTAGCCGATCCGGTGGTTTGgggacctcctcctccgtcgTGGTGGAACACTTTATTCACTgccagcagggggaggagcaacATCTGGATGAACGGTCACGCTGCTCTTTGTTTTCGGGGACTCCCTCGTGACGGCCATTAACTCTTTATTGGTGACGACCCCGTCCCTGCTAAGCTACGCTAGCCTCACGTCTAACAGGCTGTAAGGCAGGAGACCTGGACCGGATCCATCGCTACGGCAACGTGGAGACACACGGCGTCGGTAGAAACAACCGGCAGCAAAGCGCCTCGCTGACACGCACGAGTCAGGAACgatgagcgggggggggggggggcaacaatcCATGTCTGGAGCGATCTGTCCTACGAGATGGAacgcagccccccccgcccccgtctgTTGCTGCGCTCCTAGCCGTATCGATGCAGAACGATCCACCGCTCATTTGTATTCACGGTTTGTGGGGGCGTGTCggatgaaacaggaaatgattttCACCGTCTCCTCGCAGCCAAAATGAAAACTCGACACGGAGGAAGAGAAACCGCTcggtgccgcccccccccccgtagttCCGGTTCGGTGTTTGTTTCCGTCACATCTGGATCCACCATCGAGTCAAAACGGGCTGTTGTGTCCCAATAAATAAACGTCTTCATTAAACGGGTGCGGCGTCCGATCGGCGTCCTGAGAGATGGGCGTGGCAGACGTCCACCCACCCGACCGTGGACAGGTTGTCCTCGCTGAGACGCTCGTTCATGACGTGTCTGTGTCCTTCCCTTCCAGCGGTGTCCGTCCTGCGACACAGCGCCTCGGCCTTCGGATTCGCCGTGAGTCGGCAGGAacgccccgcccccctgaaCTCGACGCGGCTCCTCCGTGACCAGGTGTAGGACGCGTCTCTTTTTGTGTCCTCTGCAGTTTGACGCCACGCTGGACGTGTTGTCCTCCGTCATCGTGCTGTGGCGGTACAGCAACGCCACCGCCGTGCACTCTGCCCCCCGAGAATACATGTAAGTCCCACCGGGACAAATACAAGTACTTCATCCTGCCGGGGATGTACAAATACAAGTACTTCATCCTGCCGGGGATGTACAAATACAAGTACTTCATCCTGCCGGAGATGTACAAATACAAGTACTTCATCCTGCAGGAAATATCAGATCAAACTGAAGGTCTTGCTGTTCGGCGAGACATTTAGCACCGTGATAGCCGTCACCGTGCTAGCCGGCACCGTGCTAGCCGTCACCGTGCTAGCCGTCACCGTGCTAGCCGTCACCGTGCTAGCCGGCACCGTGCTAGCCGTCACCGTGCTAGCCGTCACCGTGCTAGCCGTCACCGTGCTAGCCGTCCCTGGAGACGCGCTGCTGCCGTGGCCTGAAGCAACAGatctaaaaatcaaaccaaTGCAGCCCacgtcagaggtcaaaggtcgcagCGCCACACCTTTAGTTCCAGGTTGGCGCTGTGAAGACGTTCCCATCAGGGAATGCACAAATCTTCCAAAGCTTTTGTGTTTAAGCTAAAATAAGCCGATGACCGTGCCCTTTGTAAACCCCGCCCCTGCTGGTCGAGGCGGTGTACTGCATGCATTATTGATCGGGATCTATCTGGGAACGAATCCAACGCCAGCAGGGCGTCGTCGGCTCCTCTCTGGCGACGCGCTAAACGGGAACAGGCGGTTCCTGCTGGCGTTCCGCGGCGCCGTAGCGACTAATCGAATCACCCTGATTGGTTCACATGATCGATCCTCGCTTCCTTTGCAGAGCCTGCTGTATCCTGGGCGTGATTTTCATCCTGTCCTCCCTGTGCATTATGGGTAAGGCCATCCACGACCTGGCCACCAAGCTGCTACCTGAAGTGGTAAGATGATGATCAAACGGTCTCCGGGTCCGATCCCCTGAAGCCTGGAAGCTGCTCTCCAATCACATTTCTGCTGGAACGGTCTATTTATAGCTCGGCCGGGACGCTTCGTCCACGCGGGACTCGTCTCCCGTCCCTGCGGGACACGAGGACTTGATCTGTTGCTAATAATAATATCGAACTCCGAGTGAACTTCCCAGAGTCCAAGACAGACAGCGAGGAGTCGGCACCAAGCTGCAGGTCCGATCCCCCCGTCGACCTTTTGAACTCCGCGTACTGGTCGTCACGGTGATGGCGGCCAGGGTCAGAGAGTTCGCAGCCTTCTCTGCTGTTGTCCCGTCGGCACGGGGGCGTTCAGGCGGATCCAGTTCGGCTCTTTCCCACGCCGGCTCCACGCGGGGACGTGCGCGGGGACGTGCGCGTGGACGTGCGCGTGGACGTGCGCGTGGACGTgcgcgtggacgtggacgtgtgcgtggacgtgcgcgtggacgtggacgtgcgCATGGACGTGCGCGTGGACGTAGACGCGGACGTGCGCGTGGACGTGGGCGTGGACGTGCGCGTGGACGTGCGCGTGGACGTGCGCGTGGACGCGGACGTGCGCGTGGACGTGCGCGTGGACGTGGGCGTGGACGTgcgcgtggacgtggacgtgcgcgtggacgtggacgtggacgtgcgcgtggacgtgcgcgtggacgtgcgcgtggacgtgcgcgtggacgtgcgcgtggacgtggacgtgcgcgtggacgtgcgcgtggacgtgcgcgtggacgtgcgcgtggacgtgcgcgtggacgtggacgtggacgtggacgtgcgCGTGGACGTGGACGCCTTGTCACAAGTCTCAGGCCGACGCAGGACGCATCGCACTTCCTCAAATAGCTTCATCTCCATAGAAACACTGGAAGtaatgttgatgatgatgatgatgatgatgatggatgagcGGATCAGCGGATCCCTAACGGGCTCAAAACCCAATCAGCAATCAATCCTTGTCGATCGATCGAACGAATGATCAGCGAGGCAAAGCCGCCGTCGACTCGCTCCCGTTTGATGTCTGAGAGCTCGTAGTGCAACATTAGTgctcccccaggtgtgctctgcacccccctgcctctcccccaggtgtgctctgcacctccctgcctctcccccaggtgtgctctgcacctccctgcctctccccaggtgtgctctgcacctccctgcctctcccccaggtgtgctctgcacctcctgcctctccaggtgtgctctgcacctccctgcctctccaggtgtgctctgcacctccctgcctctccaggtgtgctctgcacctccctgcctctcccccaggtgtgctctgcacctccctgcctctcccccaggtgtgctctgcacctccctgcctctcccccaggtgtgctctgccacctccctgcctctcccccaggtgtgctctgcacctccctgcctctcccccaggtgtgctctgcacctccctgcctctccaggtgtgctctgcacctccctgcctctcccccaggtgtgctctgcacctccctgcctctccaggtgtgctctgcacctccctgcctctccaggtgtgctctgcacctccctgcctctccaggtgtgctctgcacctccctgcctctcccccaggtgtgctctgcacctccctgcttctccccaggtgtgctctgcacctccctgcctctcccccaggtgtgctctgcacctccctgcctctccaggtgtgctctgcacctccctgcctctcccccaggtgtgctctgcacctccctgcctctccaggtgtgctctgcacctccctgcctctccaggtgtgctctgcacctccctgcctctccaggtgtgctctgcacctccctgcctctccccaggtgtgctctgcacctccctgcctctcccccaggtgtgctctgcacctccctgcctctccccagGTGTgcctctgcacctccctgcctctcccccaggtgtgctctgcacctccctgcctctcccccaggtgtgctctgcacctccctgcctctccaggtgtgctctgcacctccctgcctctcccccaggtgtgctctgcacctccctgcctctccaggtgtgctctgcacctccctgcctctccaggtgtgctctgcacctccctgcctctcccccaggtgtgctctgcacctccctgcctctcccccaggtgtgctctgcacctccctgcctctcccccaggtgtgctctgcacctccctgcctctcccccaggtgtgctctgcacctcctgcctctcccccaggtgtgctctgcacctccctgcctctccaggcGTGCTCTGCACCTTATAATTCTCTCGTCTGGTTGGTCTCCTGACTGTTTTCCCAGActcctttgtcccccccccccccctgtctctcaGGACGGCTTCCTGTTTGGCGTCTCCATCACCAGCGGCGTCGTTTGCGTCATCCTGGCTGGGATCAAGTTCACGCTGGGCAAAGCGCTGACGAGCCGCGCCCTCGTCACCGACGGTTGGGATTCAGCCTcccgtcctcccgtcctcccgGTGTCCTCCTCAAAGTCCTCACCCTTTGTGTTCGCTTCCCAGGGTTCAACTCGCTGGTGGGCGGAGTCATGGGGTTCTCCATCCTCATCAGCGCTGAAGTGTTCAAGCACGAGCCCAAGGTGTGGTACCTGGACGGGACAATCGGCGTCCTCATCGGCCTCATCATCCTCGCCTACGGACTCAAGTGAGTGCAGATACCAGAacgtccctctaatggttcggtaccgggtcgtctcacaatgtccctctaatggttcggtaccgggttgtctcagaacgtccctctaatggttcggtaccgggttgtctcagaatgtctctaatggttcggtaccgggtcgtctcacaatgtccctctaatggttcggtaccgggttgtctcagaacgtccctctaatggttcggcaccgggttgtctcagaatgtccctctaatggttcagTACTGGGtcgtctcagaatgtccctctaatggttcggtaccgggttgtctcagaatgtccctctaatggttcggtactgggttgtctcagaatgtccctctaatggttcggtaccgggttgtctcagaatgtccctctaatggttcggtaccgggtcgtctcacaatgtccctctaatggttcggtaccgggttgtctcagaatgtccctctaatggttcggtactgggttgtctcagaatgtccctctctaatggttcggtaccgggttgtctcagaatgtccctctaatggtttggtaccgggttgtctcagaatgtctctaatggttcggtaccgggttgtctcagaatgtccctctaatggttcggtactgggttgtctcagaatgtccctctaatggttcggtactgggttgtctcagaatgtccctctaatggttcagtaccgggttgtctcagaacgtccctctaatggttcg of Brachionichthys hirsutus isolate HB-005 chromosome 24, CSIRO-AGI_Bhir_v1, whole genome shotgun sequence contains these proteins:
- the LOC137912119 gene encoding LOW QUALITY PROTEIN: transmembrane protein 163a-like (The sequence of the model RefSeq protein was modified relative to this genomic sequence to represent the inferred CDS: inserted 1 base in 1 codon); the encoded protein is MEQEMKITDSIEDRGLLESSMRLKPHEAQSYRQKALWXSWASIGVTLVLAVVAFTVSVLRHSASAFGFAFDATLDVLSSVIVLWRYSNATAVHSAPREYIACCILGVIFILSSLCIMGKAIHDLATKLLPEVDGFLFGVSITSGVVCVILAGIKFTLGKALTSRALVTDGFNSLVGGVMGFSILISAEVFKHEPKVWYLDGTIGVLIGLIILAYGLKLLMDTVPRVRQTRNYQRFE